Proteins encoded by one window of Chondromyces crocatus:
- a CDS encoding citrate synthase: MQQTAKLTLNDGGTEKTIELPVVTGTENEKAIDIGSLRTQTGYVSLDPAFVNTASTKSAITFLDGEKGILRYRGIPIEVLGEKSTFVETSYLLIYGKLPNRVELSKFSTLLTRHSLIHEDMKRFFDGYPSTAHPMAILSAMVLSLSSFYPEAIDVNNHEQIDITIARLLSKVRTIAAFSYKKSIGQPFAYPQNSLSYCGNFLNMMFSVPAEPYEIDEDIVKVLNLLLILHADHEQNCSTSTVRLVGSARTNLFASIAAGICALWGPLHGGANQEVVEMLEAIHADGGDVQKFVKLAKDKTSNFRLMGFGHRVYKNYDPRARLISSAAEKILTKLGINDPLLEIAKRLEEAALKDPYFVDRRLYPNVDFYSGIIYRAIGFPSNMFTVLFALGRLPGWIAHWKEMMEDPSTKIGRPRQIYTGEVERAYTPLDERA; the protein is encoded by the coding sequence GTGCAACAGACTGCGAAGCTAACGCTGAACGATGGCGGTACGGAGAAGACGATCGAGCTCCCCGTCGTGACTGGCACCGAGAACGAGAAGGCGATCGACATTGGCTCGCTCCGGACGCAGACCGGCTACGTCAGTCTCGATCCTGCCTTCGTCAACACGGCTTCGACGAAGAGTGCCATCACGTTCCTCGACGGTGAGAAGGGGATCCTTCGCTACCGGGGCATTCCCATCGAGGTGCTGGGCGAGAAATCGACCTTCGTCGAGACATCGTACCTTCTGATCTACGGCAAACTCCCGAACAGGGTGGAGCTGTCCAAGTTCTCGACGCTGCTCACGCGGCATTCGTTGATCCACGAGGACATGAAGCGCTTCTTCGACGGCTATCCGTCGACCGCGCATCCGATGGCCATCCTGTCGGCCATGGTGCTGTCGTTGTCGAGCTTCTATCCGGAAGCCATCGACGTGAACAACCACGAGCAGATCGACATCACGATTGCTCGACTGCTCTCCAAGGTGCGGACCATCGCGGCCTTCTCGTACAAGAAGTCGATCGGTCAGCCCTTCGCATACCCGCAGAACTCCCTGTCGTACTGCGGCAACTTCCTCAACATGATGTTCTCGGTCCCGGCGGAGCCGTACGAGATCGACGAGGACATCGTGAAGGTGCTCAACCTGCTGCTCATCCTGCACGCAGACCACGAGCAGAACTGTTCCACGTCGACGGTCCGTCTCGTGGGCAGCGCGAGGACGAACCTGTTCGCCTCGATCGCCGCAGGCATCTGTGCCCTCTGGGGCCCGCTTCATGGCGGCGCCAACCAGGAAGTGGTGGAGATGCTCGAAGCCATCCACGCGGACGGTGGCGACGTGCAGAAGTTCGTGAAGCTCGCGAAGGACAAGACCTCGAACTTCCGGCTGATGGGCTTCGGGCACCGCGTCTACAAAAACTACGACCCGCGGGCACGCCTGATCTCCTCTGCCGCCGAGAAGATCCTCACCAAGCTGGGCATCAACGACCCGCTGCTCGAGATCGCCAAGCGCCTCGAAGAGGCGGCGTTGAAGGATCCCTACTTCGTCGACCGGCGTCTCTACCCGAACGTCGACTTCTACAGCGGCATCATCTACCGGGCGATCGGGTTCCCGAGCAACATGTTCACCGTGCTCTTCGCCCTCGGTCGTCTCCCGGGCTGGATCGCCCACTGGAAGGAGATGATGGAGGACCCCAGCACGAAGATCGGCCGCCCGCGCCAGATCTACACGGGCGAGGTCGAGCGCGCCTACACCCCGCTCGACGAGCGCGCCTGA
- a CDS encoding serine/threonine-protein kinase: MTYDHDAELWVGQTFAGKWHIERVLGVGGMGAVLFGRGADGATVALKVLHTELNAHPEVRKRFLLEGHIGNTLGGPDPIPGVVRVLGSGSTSDGIAYLAMEVLQGENLFDRMVKSTTMPPGEVLTMAEQVLDTLVVAHGRGVVHRDLKPENIHLGADGRVRLLDFGIARVLDGLQGMPEKTATKTGMILGTATYMAPEQATGLVSEIDGRTDLFGLAATMFRLLAGRPVHGDISETLEIIAAATEAPPPLSSVAPTVPADVAAIVDRALAFVKYHRYPDAETMRLDVRAVRSGHPAPYARAVLEGRLHPGQRMVSAAAHHPPVASPLTARAPEPQPDPSQVAAFQPQAAQPPAPPAQHLPPRDAAVPVGASRLGAQPAALPLDTAPRRRPVPAATVLGLGPPSDSASAPRQAARPLASSPVASSPVASSPILAGAAAAGSLAASPVASGFMPPSPTAPDPAPFPVAPPSHRSIGSLEPIATAGSNVASGPLASQGSPIVAPSPLIPTAPGSGAGLVPHAPGSTPRQPPSGPNGAVPSGVRPAATLVEPSRPAYTAPDHPSMPAKTLAERTKPTGGQVALLVGGASLALGILLGLVVIALGAC; encoded by the coding sequence GTGACCTACGACCACGACGCGGAGCTCTGGGTAGGCCAAACGTTCGCCGGCAAATGGCACATCGAGCGCGTGCTCGGCGTCGGCGGGATGGGCGCGGTGCTCTTCGGGCGTGGGGCGGATGGCGCAACCGTCGCCCTCAAGGTGTTGCACACCGAGCTCAACGCTCACCCCGAGGTGCGAAAGCGGTTCCTCCTCGAGGGCCACATCGGCAACACCCTCGGCGGGCCTGATCCCATCCCCGGGGTGGTGCGGGTGCTCGGCTCGGGCTCCACGAGCGATGGCATCGCTTACCTGGCCATGGAGGTACTCCAGGGGGAGAACCTCTTCGATCGGATGGTCAAGAGCACCACGATGCCGCCTGGCGAGGTCCTCACGATGGCGGAGCAGGTCCTCGATACGCTGGTCGTCGCCCACGGGCGGGGCGTCGTTCACCGCGATCTCAAGCCCGAGAACATCCACCTCGGCGCCGACGGGCGCGTGCGACTGCTCGATTTCGGTATCGCCCGGGTGCTGGACGGGCTGCAAGGGATGCCCGAAAAGACGGCGACCAAGACCGGCATGATCCTCGGCACCGCCACCTACATGGCACCCGAACAAGCAACGGGTCTGGTCAGCGAGATCGACGGACGCACGGATCTGTTCGGCCTCGCCGCCACCATGTTCCGGTTGCTCGCGGGTCGCCCCGTTCATGGCGACATCAGCGAGACCCTGGAGATCATCGCGGCTGCGACCGAAGCGCCGCCCCCGCTCTCCTCCGTCGCTCCGACCGTACCGGCCGACGTCGCCGCCATCGTGGATCGTGCTCTCGCGTTCGTGAAGTACCACCGCTACCCCGACGCGGAGACGATGCGCCTCGACGTGCGCGCGGTGCGCAGCGGCCATCCGGCGCCGTACGCACGCGCCGTCCTCGAAGGTCGACTCCATCCAGGTCAGCGCATGGTGTCCGCCGCTGCCCATCACCCACCCGTGGCCTCCCCGCTCACGGCGCGCGCACCCGAGCCCCAGCCCGACCCTTCCCAGGTCGCCGCCTTCCAGCCCCAGGCCGCGCAGCCGCCGGCCCCCCCCGCGCAACATCTCCCGCCCCGAGACGCCGCGGTGCCGGTCGGCGCATCGCGGCTCGGCGCCCAGCCTGCCGCGCTCCCTCTGGACACTGCCCCACGACGCCGCCCCGTGCCGGCTGCAACGGTCCTCGGCCTGGGCCCCCCCTCCGACTCCGCTTCGGCGCCACGCCAGGCAGCGAGGCCCCTGGCTTCGAGCCCCGTCGCTTCGAGCCCCGTCGCTTCGAGCCCCATACTTGCGGGCGCCGCCGCAGCAGGCTCCCTCGCTGCAAGCCCTGTGGCGTCCGGGTTCATGCCACCGTCACCGACGGCCCCCGATCCGGCCCCGTTCCCCGTGGCACCGCCCTCTCACCGCTCCATCGGGTCGCTGGAACCCATCGCGACGGCGGGGTCCAACGTCGCCTCTGGGCCCCTTGCCTCCCAGGGATCGCCCATCGTCGCCCCAAGCCCCTTGATCCCCACGGCGCCCGGCTCAGGGGCAGGCCTCGTCCCGCATGCACCTGGCTCGACACCTCGTCAGCCGCCCTCGGGTCCGAACGGCGCCGTCCCCTCCGGGGTCAGACCCGCGGCGACGCTGGTCGAGCCGAGCCGCCCGGCGTACACCGCGCCCGATCACCCCTCCATGCCAGCAAAGACCCTGGCAGAACGCACCAAGCCCACGGGGGGCCAGGTGGCGCTCCTCGTGGGTGGAGCGTCGCTGGCCCTCGGGATCCTGCTGGGCCTCGTGGTGATCGCGCTCGGCGCCTGCTGA